From a single Arachis hypogaea cultivar Tifrunner chromosome 3, arahy.Tifrunner.gnm2.J5K5, whole genome shotgun sequence genomic region:
- the LOC112735635 gene encoding uncharacterized protein, whose amino-acid sequence MLRHFINGKELVRHAVTRFATSFLSLERLYEEKENLRRMFTSDEWAKNKLSKEAKGREATKIVIMPSFWNHVKYTLKIMGPLVRVLRLVDGEKKPPMGYIYEAMEKAKECIMKTFLNDESKYNDVFKIIDNRWNCQLHRPLHAAGHFLNPELFYDNPRIELDLKVTKGWFECITRLVPSQAVQQKILEEQALYKAGYGLFGSDFAKSQRKKISPAFWWRTYGHEAPNMRDLAIKILSLTCSASGCERNWSIFEHIHTKKRNSLDHESMESLVFIKYNQQLIERYNLKDEVDPITLNDIDECNEWLVGEIGTATFRDDSVDDDADFVHQDDNTLSWNLVFEAMGGHDPTTNTRRQQNRKRKEPATARGGAKGGPSGSKASKKGKGKAVIRHFRHFPQRHPL is encoded by the exons ATGTTGAGACACTTCATAAATGGCAAGGAGTTGGTAAGGCATGCAGTCACCCGATTTGCCACTTCATTTCTCTCTTTGGAAAGGCTTTATGAGGAGAAAGAAAATTTGAGAAGAATGTTCACCTCGGATGAATGGGCAAAGAATAAGTTGTCAAAGGAGGCAAAGGGGAGGGAGGCAACAAAGATTGTTATCATGCCCTCTTTTTGGAATCATGTCAAGTACACCCTTAAGATCATGGGCCCTCTTGTTCGGGTGCTTAGACTTGTTGATGGAGAGAAGAAGCCACCAATGGGATATATTTATGAAGCAATGGAGAAGGCAAAGGAATGCATCATGAAAACATTTCTTAATGATGAGAGCAAGTACAATGATGTTTTTAAAATCATTGACAACAGATGGAATTGCCAACTTCATCGTCCATTGCATGCAGCCGGTCATTTTCTAAATCCCGAGTTGTTTTATGACAACCCTCGGATTGAGCTGGATTTAAAAGTTACAAAGGGGTGGTTTGAGTGCATCACTAGATTGGTGCCAAGTCAAGCTGTGCAACAGAAGATATTGGAGGAGCAAGCACTATACAAGGCCGGCTATGGACTTTTTGGATCAGATTTTGCAAAATCTCAAAGGAAAAAGATTTCACCCG caTTTTGGTGGCGGACATATGGGCATGAAGCTCCAAACATGCGAGACCTTGCTATCAAGATCTTGAGCTTGACTTGTAGTGCTTCTGGATGTGAGCGTAATTGGAGTATATTTGAGCACATTCATACTAAGAAAAGAAATAGTCTTGATCATGAAAGTATGGAAAGTTTGGTCTTCATAAAGTATAACCAACAACTCATCGAGAGGTACAACCTCAAAGATGAAGTTGACCCTATTACACTCAATGATATTGATGAGTGTAATGAGTGGTTAGTGGGAGAAATTGGGACTGCCACCTTTCGAGATGATAGTGTGGATGATGATGCTGATTTCGTTCATCAAGATGACAACACTTTGAGTTGGAACCTTGTTTTTGAAGCAATGGGAGGACATGATCCTACAACAAATACTAGAAGACAAcaaaataggaaaagaaaagaacctgCAACTGCAAGAGGTGGTGCAAAAGGTGGACCAAGTGGGTCTAAGGCTtcaaaaaaaggaaaaggaaaggca GTAATCCGCCATTTCCGCCATTTTCCGCAACGCCATCCGCTATAA
- the LOC112734651 gene encoding uncharacterized protein, with the protein MGRKAGGLFINPKRFGTLHKPCMKEMIMFLNCMATSHDNAEVCARQKELLNTCMESQSKKNRKSWGSINYHLQRLSRGRK; encoded by the exons ATGGGGCGAAAAGCTGGTGGACTTTTTATAAACCCTAAGAGATTTGGTACACTTCATAAACCTTGCATGAAGGAAATGATAATGTTCCTCAACTGTATGGCTACTAGCCATGACAACGCTGAAGTTTGTGCTCGCCAGAAGGAACTTTTGAACACTTGTATGGAATCTCAG AGTAAAAAGAACAGAAAGTCTTGGGGGAGTATCAACTATCATCTGCAGAGGCTTAGCAGAGGAAGGAAGTAA
- the LOC112734647 gene encoding DNA polymerase eta isoform X2, which produces MPVAKRETSDGRVIAHVDMDCFYVQVEQRKQPNLRGLPTAVIQYNSFKGGALIAVSYEARNFGVKRSMRGDEAKDVCPQIHLVQVPVARGKADLNSYRNAGSEVVSILSKKGRCERASIDEVYLDLTDAAETMLLEMPPEAREDIEEEVLKSHVLGLEIKEGSDAKEEVRKWIRRGDATYQDKLLACGAFIVANLRMQVLKDTEFTCSAGIAHNKMLAKLASGMNKPAQQTVVPQSSVGGLLESLPIKKMKQLGGKLGSSLQSDLGCKTVGDLLQFSEEKLQQCYGINTGTWLWNIARGINGEEVEGRLLPKSHGSGKTFPGPQALKTLASVQHWLNELCEELSERLQSDLNQNKRIAHTLTLHARAYKKGESDSLRKFPSKSCPLRYGTTKIQEDALTLFQAALREFLGFCNSKTHGNENNNWGVTSLSVSASKIVPIPSGTHSIVKYFGGQVPSSSSFNQPLGNAFDEAVPSSPSGSENCSGLISYELQQNYPEGDTEIKNSEACLHEQDPLCNLSRKVDSSLKESSLESPAGSEHRTTKSEPYRDLPAKDHRPLSSTPSLKAVEKKKTAGNNLKDFRLPWIAIQHAIKLSSQLRDVVKRLIVTLGNVVCLICHNGDKLGTITLMRLTTLSLKNYHQKSSKSFKPGFDLTSGLMYLTVKEVPVLLTISYQTKVDEMIWSAVHSVNILEICSCFVIDGDFMDST; this is translated from the exons ATGCCGGTGGCAAAGCGAGAAACGAGTGATGGCAGAGTCATCGCTCACGTCGACATGGATTGCTTCTACGTTCAAG TGGAGCAGAGGAAGCAGCCAAATTTACGGGGCTTACCCACTGCAGTCATACAATACAACTCATTCAAAGGTGGCGCTTTGATTGCCGTTAGCTACGAGGCTCGCAACTTTGGTGTCAAACG ttcAATGCGTGGTGATGAAGCAAAGGACGTGTGCCCGCAAATTCACCTGGTCCAAGTCCCTGTGGCGCGTGGTAAAGCCGATCTCAATAGCTACAGGAACGCAGGATCTGAG GTTGTTTCTATTCTTTCAAAGAAGGGTCGTTGTGAGAGGGCTTCGATTGATGAGGTGTATCTTGATCTCACTGATGCTGCTGAAACAATGTTATTGGAAATGCCTCCAGAAGCTAGAGAGGATATTGAAGAGGAAGTTCTGAAGTCACATGTTTTGGGACTTGAAATTAAG GAGGGAAGTGATGCCAAAGAAGAAGTCAGGAAATGGATTCGTAGGGGTGATGCTACTTACCAAGACAAACTTTTAGCTTGTGGGGCCTTTATTGTTGCCAACCTTAGGATGCAAGTGTTGAAAGATACAGAATTCACCTGTTCTGCTGGTATTGCTCATAATAAG ATGCTAGCGAAACTAGCCAGTGGAATGAACAAACCTGCACAACAAACTGTTGTGCCACAGTCATCGGTTGGAGGGTTGCTTGAGTCTTTGCCAATAAAGAAAAT GAAACAGCTGGGGGGAAAGCTGGGCAGTTCCTTACAAAGTGATCTCGGTTGCAAAACTGTTGGTGATTTGCTTCAGTTTTCAGAGGAGAAGCTACAGCAGTGTTATGGGATCAATACTGG TACCTGGTTGTGGAATATTGCAAGAGGAATAAATGGCGAAGAAGTTGAGGGGCGACTACTTCCCAAGAGCCATGGTTCTGGCAAAACATTTCCTGGGCCTCAAGCTTTGAAGacacttgcctct GTTCAGCACTGGCTTAATGAATTGTGCGAAGAGCTAAGTGAACGTCTTCAGTCTGACCTGAACCAAAACAAACGGATTGCGCACACACTAACACTGCATGCTAGAGCATATAAG AAAGGAGAATCAGATTCACTTAGAAAGTTCCCTTCTAAATCTTGTCCTTTAAGATACGGAACTACAAAGATTCAAGAAGATGCCCTCACTCTGTTTCAAGCTGCATTACGTGAATTTTTGGGCTTTTGCAACTCTAAGACTCATGGGAATGAAAATAACAACTGGGGAGTTACATCACTGTCTGTTTCTGCTAGTAAGATAGTCCCCATACCATCT GGGACACATTCCATTGTAAAATATTTTGGTGGGCAAGTTCCATCTAGCTCATCATTTAATCAACCACTAGGCAATGCATTTGATGAAGCTGTACCATCATCTCCGTCAG GTAGTGAAAATTGTTCAGGATTAATTTCCTATGAATTACAGCAAAATTATCCTGAAGGAGATACGGAAATTAAGAATTCAGAGGCTTGTTTGCATGAACAG GATCCATTGTGTAATTTATCCAGGAAAGTAGATAGCTCGCTCAAAGAATCCTCCCTTGAGTCACCTGCAG GAAGTGAACACAGAACAACAAAGAGTGAACCATATAGAGATTTACCTGCAAAAGATCATAGGCCTCTTTCTAGTACACCCAGTTTGAAAGCAGTTGAGAAGAAAAAGACTGCGGGAAATAACCTTAAG GACTTCCGTCTACCATGGATAGCTATTCAACATGCAATCAAATTGAGCAGCCAGCTGAGAGATGTCGTGAAGAGATTGATAGTAACGTTGGGGAATGTAGTGTGCCTAATATGTCACAACGGCGACAAGCTTGGGACTATAACATTGATGAGATTGACCACTCTGTCATTGAAGAATTACCACCAGAAATCCAGCAAGAGTTTCAAGCCTGGCTTCGACCTCACAAGCGGCCTAATGTACCTAACAGTAAAAGAGGTTCCAGTATTACTCACTATTTCTTACCAGACAAAAGTAGATGAAATGATTTGGTCTGCTGTGCATAGtgtaaatattttagaaatatgCAGTTGCTTTGTGATTGACGGCGATTTCATGGATTCAACATGA
- the LOC112734647 gene encoding DNA polymerase eta isoform X1, whose amino-acid sequence MPVAKRETSDGRVIAHVDMDCFYVQVEQRKQPNLRGLPTAVIQYNSFKGGALIAVSYEARNFGVKRSMRGDEAKDVCPQIHLVQVPVARGKADLNSYRNAGSEVVSILSKKGRCERASIDEVYLDLTDAAETMLLEMPPEAREDIEEEVLKSHVLGLEIKEGSDAKEEVRKWIRRGDATYQDKLLACGAFIVANLRMQVLKDTEFTCSAGIAHNKMLAKLASGMNKPAQQTVVPQSSVGGLLESLPIKKMKQLGGKLGSSLQSDLGCKTVGDLLQFSEEKLQQCYGINTGTWLWNIARGINGEEVEGRLLPKSHGSGKTFPGPQALKTLASVQHWLNELCEELSERLQSDLNQNKRIAHTLTLHARAYKKGESDSLRKFPSKSCPLRYGTTKIQEDALTLFQAALREFLGFCNSKTHGNENNNWGVTSLSVSASKIVPIPSGTHSIVKYFGGQVPSSSSFNQPLGNAFDEAVPSSPSGSENCSGLISYELQQNYPEGDTEIKNSEACLHEQDPLCNLSRKVDSSLKESSLESPAGSEHRTTKSEPYRDLPAKDHRPLSSTPSLKAVEKKKTAGNNLKGNYSIMDFFNNYQNSQSSLEHKNVTNAHDVKTASSFGLPSTMDSYSTCNQIEQPAERCREEIDSNVGECSVPNMSQRRQAWDYNIDEIDHSVIEELPPEIQQEFQAWLRPHKRPNVPNSKRGSSITHYFLPDKSR is encoded by the exons ATGCCGGTGGCAAAGCGAGAAACGAGTGATGGCAGAGTCATCGCTCACGTCGACATGGATTGCTTCTACGTTCAAG TGGAGCAGAGGAAGCAGCCAAATTTACGGGGCTTACCCACTGCAGTCATACAATACAACTCATTCAAAGGTGGCGCTTTGATTGCCGTTAGCTACGAGGCTCGCAACTTTGGTGTCAAACG ttcAATGCGTGGTGATGAAGCAAAGGACGTGTGCCCGCAAATTCACCTGGTCCAAGTCCCTGTGGCGCGTGGTAAAGCCGATCTCAATAGCTACAGGAACGCAGGATCTGAG GTTGTTTCTATTCTTTCAAAGAAGGGTCGTTGTGAGAGGGCTTCGATTGATGAGGTGTATCTTGATCTCACTGATGCTGCTGAAACAATGTTATTGGAAATGCCTCCAGAAGCTAGAGAGGATATTGAAGAGGAAGTTCTGAAGTCACATGTTTTGGGACTTGAAATTAAG GAGGGAAGTGATGCCAAAGAAGAAGTCAGGAAATGGATTCGTAGGGGTGATGCTACTTACCAAGACAAACTTTTAGCTTGTGGGGCCTTTATTGTTGCCAACCTTAGGATGCAAGTGTTGAAAGATACAGAATTCACCTGTTCTGCTGGTATTGCTCATAATAAG ATGCTAGCGAAACTAGCCAGTGGAATGAACAAACCTGCACAACAAACTGTTGTGCCACAGTCATCGGTTGGAGGGTTGCTTGAGTCTTTGCCAATAAAGAAAAT GAAACAGCTGGGGGGAAAGCTGGGCAGTTCCTTACAAAGTGATCTCGGTTGCAAAACTGTTGGTGATTTGCTTCAGTTTTCAGAGGAGAAGCTACAGCAGTGTTATGGGATCAATACTGG TACCTGGTTGTGGAATATTGCAAGAGGAATAAATGGCGAAGAAGTTGAGGGGCGACTACTTCCCAAGAGCCATGGTTCTGGCAAAACATTTCCTGGGCCTCAAGCTTTGAAGacacttgcctct GTTCAGCACTGGCTTAATGAATTGTGCGAAGAGCTAAGTGAACGTCTTCAGTCTGACCTGAACCAAAACAAACGGATTGCGCACACACTAACACTGCATGCTAGAGCATATAAG AAAGGAGAATCAGATTCACTTAGAAAGTTCCCTTCTAAATCTTGTCCTTTAAGATACGGAACTACAAAGATTCAAGAAGATGCCCTCACTCTGTTTCAAGCTGCATTACGTGAATTTTTGGGCTTTTGCAACTCTAAGACTCATGGGAATGAAAATAACAACTGGGGAGTTACATCACTGTCTGTTTCTGCTAGTAAGATAGTCCCCATACCATCT GGGACACATTCCATTGTAAAATATTTTGGTGGGCAAGTTCCATCTAGCTCATCATTTAATCAACCACTAGGCAATGCATTTGATGAAGCTGTACCATCATCTCCGTCAG GTAGTGAAAATTGTTCAGGATTAATTTCCTATGAATTACAGCAAAATTATCCTGAAGGAGATACGGAAATTAAGAATTCAGAGGCTTGTTTGCATGAACAG GATCCATTGTGTAATTTATCCAGGAAAGTAGATAGCTCGCTCAAAGAATCCTCCCTTGAGTCACCTGCAG GAAGTGAACACAGAACAACAAAGAGTGAACCATATAGAGATTTACCTGCAAAAGATCATAGGCCTCTTTCTAGTACACCCAGTTTGAAAGCAGTTGAGAAGAAAAAGACTGCGGGAAATAACCTTAAG GGGAATTATTCAATTATGGATTTCTTCAATAATTACCAAAATTCCCAGTCTTCGTTGGAGCATAAGAATGTGACAAATGCCCATGATGTTAAAACAGCATCATCCTTTG GACTTCCGTCTACCATGGATAGCTATTCAACATGCAATCAAATTGAGCAGCCAGCTGAGAGATGTCGTGAAGAGATTGATAGTAACGTTGGGGAATGTAGTGTGCCTAATATGTCACAACGGCGACAAGCTTGGGACTATAACATTGATGAGATTGACCACTCTGTCATTGAAGAATTACCACCAGAAATCCAGCAAGAGTTTCAAGCCTGGCTTCGACCTCACAAGCGGCCTAATGTACCTAACAGTAAAAGAGGTTCCAGTATTACTCACTATTTCTTACCAGACAAAAGTAGATGA